From the genome of bacterium, one region includes:
- a CDS encoding peptidylprolyl isomerase, giving the protein MRPPVVIRRFAAAVQALACVLFFAGTAGAARRPLDGIVATVNDDVILASELGEEVSVRLYQMEAAGAKAGDLRAFAAEVLAAMMDDRLLLQDADGRDIIVSREDVKPYLDEELERIRGGFSSQAEYEAALAQYGMTEKELVVRYRKTLRDQLKIRRLLDVVLSPRVEVREEEIRAYFDARRDELALPTLVTLREIAVAKQPSAESRARVKNELQRIRDAALAGGGFAALAKKAADAEEGGEFGASFKFRPGEAVPALERAAAGLRPGDISQVVAGPDGYWLVRLGSIENERREVQYVHLKVSLTDADVRAARAKAEKAAAALAGGEDFADVAAAYSGNEETAAAGGLVGEIAMSEFEAEMPEVAAAVEGLSPGGVTTVIERPEGFFILKLEERREGREVSYEEAREVVKRTLRAQKLALEKKKYVQELKDKAYIKTFD; this is encoded by the coding sequence ATGAGACCGCCGGTTGTCATTCGCCGTTTCGCCGCCGCCGTACAAGCTTTAGCTTGTGTTTTGTTTTTCGCCGGGACGGCTGGGGCGGCGCGCCGGCCCTTGGACGGCATCGTGGCGACCGTCAACGACGACGTAATCCTGGCGAGCGAGCTGGGCGAGGAGGTCTCGGTACGCTTGTATCAGATGGAGGCCGCCGGAGCGAAGGCGGGCGACCTCCGCGCTTTCGCGGCCGAGGTCTTGGCGGCCATGATGGACGACCGCCTCCTGTTGCAGGACGCCGACGGGCGCGACATCATCGTATCTCGGGAGGACGTTAAACCCTACCTCGACGAGGAGCTCGAGCGTATTCGCGGCGGGTTCTCGTCGCAGGCGGAGTACGAGGCCGCGCTCGCGCAATACGGTATGACGGAAAAAGAGCTCGTCGTCCGTTACCGGAAAACCCTCCGCGACCAGTTGAAGATAAGACGCCTTCTGGACGTCGTCCTCTCGCCCCGGGTGGAGGTCAGGGAAGAGGAAATACGCGCCTACTTCGACGCCCGCCGGGACGAGCTCGCGCTGCCCACGCTCGTCACGCTGCGCGAGATTGCCGTTGCCAAGCAGCCGTCGGCGGAATCGAGGGCCCGCGTCAAGAACGAACTCCAACGCATTAGGGACGCGGCGCTGGCCGGAGGCGGTTTCGCCGCGCTGGCGAAGAAAGCGGCCGATGCGGAGGAGGGCGGCGAATTCGGCGCCTCGTTTAAATTCCGGCCGGGGGAGGCGGTGCCGGCGCTGGAACGGGCCGCGGCCGGCCTGCGGCCGGGCGACATATCGCAAGTGGTGGCGGGACCGGATGGTTATTGGCTGGTTCGCCTCGGGAGCATCGAGAACGAGCGGCGGGAAGTCCAATACGTCCACCTCAAAGTGAGTTTGACGGACGCCGACGTGAGGGCCGCCCGGGCGAAGGCGGAAAAGGCCGCGGCGGCGCTGGCCGGGGGTGAAGATTTCGCCGACGTGGCGGCCGCGTACAGCGGGAACGAGGAGACCGCGGCCGCGGGCGGCCTGGTGGGCGAGATAGCCATGTCGGAGTTCGAAGCGGAGATGCCGGAAGTCGCGGCGGCGGTGGAGGGGCTTTCGCCCGGGGGCGTCACGACGGTCATAGAACGGCCCGAAGGGTTTTTCATCCTCAAACTCGAGGAGCGACGGGAGGGCCGCGAGGTTTCGTACGAGGAAGCGCGCGAAGTCGTTAAGAGGACCCTCAGGGCCCAGAAATTGGCGCTCGAGAAAAAGAAGTACGTACAGGAATTAAAGGATAAGGCCTACATCAAAACCTTTGACTAA
- a CDS encoding universal stress protein → MVTTAGSVPAKKKADYLVTVASRANAQLIVLHVVDSQDEYEDGQQALAIFQRRRATPKIRPILRIGRLTDTIAKTAQEEEVDLIILGLDERGDISSAISREILAKTDIPVLLVPNLE, encoded by the coding sequence ATGGTAACGACCGCGGGAAGCGTACCCGCCAAGAAGAAAGCCGACTACCTGGTAACGGTCGCCTCCCGCGCCAACGCCCAACTCATCGTCCTGCACGTAGTCGACAGCCAGGACGAATACGAGGACGGCCAACAGGCGCTCGCCATCTTCCAACGCCGGCGTGCGACGCCCAAGATACGCCCCATCCTTCGCATAGGCCGCCTGACGGACACGATCGCGAAGACGGCGCAGGAAGAGGAGGTAGACCTGATTATTTTAGGCCTCGACGAACGGGGCGACATCTCGAGCGCTATCTCGCGCGAGATCCTGGCCAAGACCGACATCCCGGTCTTGCTGGTTCCCAATCTGGAGTGA
- a CDS encoding glycoside hydrolase family 57 protein yields MGKPYVALLWHFHQPPYADPRRPGRQPALPWVRLHAARDYYQMGHLVAGCDGLRATFNFTPVLLAQFDAYLHRGHRDRLMELSLRDPVRLAAAEADALISRAFDVDFERVVKGHPRYFKLYRKYVRRESFGAGELLDAVALFNLAWTGEIFREGPVTLEGGAVVDLRPLSEKGCGYTRDDVEAVIAAQLDVMAAVVPLYRGLRWEGRLEISTTPFYHPILPLVHDSDLATVDRPGATLPPRFSWPADAREQVTRAVAFFEAEFGFKPAGMWPAEGAVAEKVLPYFDRAGVAWIASDEGVLALSGERDYEPGRPELLSQPYRVGDGELAIFFRHRGLSDAIGFEYQRWPDAAAAAADFCKNLCSFLAAARARSVHDALACVILDGENAWGAYRRQGVPFLRELYSRLARGDVARAVTFAEYLAGAADRGLAPHPPLTLDHLRPLACASWIDEAGSLPGNDLGTWVGEPEENRAWELLGEARDALERSSAPEAAKAEAREFLLAAEASDWFWWYGDDQGGGADEEFDRLFRENVAAAYRALGDEPPAALSEAIAPRRVIWRPDGRLSLKVGDLLVVEWPRAGEVYFGVDGWRRPGRRELAPATAVMAGPAGGFRAPLLKITADVRRVEFTFRDADGAWLGRDFFVLVD; encoded by the coding sequence ATGGGTAAACCGTACGTAGCGCTGTTGTGGCACTTCCACCAGCCCCCGTACGCCGACCCGCGCCGGCCCGGGCGCCAGCCGGCGTTGCCGTGGGTGCGACTGCACGCCGCCCGCGATTACTACCAGATGGGGCACCTGGTCGCGGGCTGCGACGGCCTGCGCGCTACGTTCAACTTCACGCCCGTCCTGCTGGCGCAGTTCGACGCGTACTTGCACCGGGGGCACCGCGACCGTTTGATGGAGCTCTCCCTCCGCGACCCGGTCCGACTCGCCGCGGCCGAGGCCGATGCGCTGATATCCCGCGCTTTCGACGTCGACTTCGAACGCGTCGTTAAAGGCCATCCGCGCTATTTTAAACTCTACCGGAAATACGTCCGCCGGGAATCGTTCGGCGCCGGCGAACTGCTCGACGCCGTGGCGCTGTTCAACCTCGCCTGGACCGGCGAGATATTCCGCGAGGGCCCGGTAACGCTGGAGGGCGGCGCCGTCGTCGACCTGAGGCCGTTATCCGAGAAGGGTTGCGGTTATACGCGCGACGACGTCGAGGCCGTAATCGCGGCGCAGCTCGACGTAATGGCGGCCGTCGTGCCGCTGTATCGCGGGCTTCGGTGGGAAGGCCGGCTCGAGATTTCGACGACGCCCTTTTACCACCCGATTCTCCCTCTCGTTCACGACTCGGACCTCGCGACCGTCGACCGCCCGGGCGCTACGTTGCCGCCGCGGTTCTCGTGGCCCGCGGACGCGCGCGAGCAAGTTACGCGCGCCGTTGCGTTCTTCGAGGCGGAGTTCGGCTTTAAACCCGCCGGCATGTGGCCCGCCGAGGGGGCGGTGGCGGAGAAGGTGCTGCCGTACTTCGACCGGGCCGGCGTCGCGTGGATAGCGTCGGACGAGGGCGTGTTGGCCCTCTCGGGAGAGCGCGATTACGAGCCGGGCCGCCCGGAGCTGTTGTCGCAGCCGTACCGGGTGGGCGACGGCGAGTTGGCGATATTCTTCCGCCACCGGGGCTTGTCCGACGCCATAGGTTTCGAGTATCAACGTTGGCCCGACGCCGCGGCGGCCGCGGCCGACTTCTGTAAAAATTTGTGTTCGTTCCTGGCGGCGGCGCGGGCGCGTTCCGTCCACGACGCGCTGGCCTGCGTTATCCTGGACGGCGAGAACGCCTGGGGTGCGTACCGTCGCCAGGGCGTGCCGTTCCTGAGGGAGTTGTATAGCCGGCTGGCGCGGGGCGACGTGGCTCGAGCCGTGACGTTCGCCGAATACCTCGCCGGCGCGGCCGACAGAGGCCTCGCGCCCCACCCGCCCCTCACGCTCGACCACTTACGGCCGCTGGCCTGCGCCTCGTGGATCGACGAGGCCGGTTCCCTTCCCGGCAACGACCTCGGGACGTGGGTGGGCGAGCCGGAGGAGAACCGGGCATGGGAACTCTTGGGGGAAGCCCGCGACGCGCTGGAGCGCTCCTCCGCGCCGGAGGCGGCGAAGGCGGAGGCGCGCGAGTTCCTTCTGGCGGCCGAAGCCAGCGACTGGTTCTGGTGGTACGGCGACGACCAGGGCGGTGGCGCGGACGAGGAGTTCGACCGCCTGTTCCGGGAGAACGTGGCCGCGGCGTACCGCGCGCTCGGCGACGAGCCGCCCGCGGCGTTGAGCGAGGCCATCGCACCGCGCCGCGTCATCTGGCGGCCCGACGGCCGGTTGTCGTTGAAGGTGGGGGACTTGCTGGTCGTGGAGTGGCCGCGCGCCGGGGAAGTGTACTTCGGCGTCGACGGGTGGCGGCGACCCGGCCGGCGGGAGCTCGCGCCCGCGACCGCGGTCATGGCCGGGCCGGCGGGGGGCTTCCGCGCGCCGCTCCTCAAGATTACCGCCGACGTACGCCGCGTCGAGTTCACCTTCCGCGACGCCGACGGCGCGTGGTTGGGCCGGGATTTTTTCGTACTGGTCGACTAA
- the mtaB gene encoding tRNA (N(6)-L-threonylcarbamoyladenosine(37)-C(2))-methylthiotransferase MtaB has protein sequence MPTVAFKTLGCKLNQYETEAVRAGVEDAGFCSVPFDGPADFYVVNTCTVTHRSDYKSRQLVRRVCRERPGARVVVTGCYADLAPEVFAPLGPNVTVVPNSDKERIPALIAGEAGAPDAAPRRRVTRFANKTRLFLKVQDGCDHACAYCVVVAARGPSRSRPAREVVADVRDAVSVGVKEVVLVGVDLGSYGRDGRRSLATLLAELSALPGEFRLRLSSVDASDFEPALVREVAAGGRVCPHVHLPLQSADDGVLRRMRRRYRAADYRRLCLELLERVGDVAIGADVIAGLPGEDVAAFKKTLALVEEIPFAYLHVFPYSPRPGTDAAAMADRAPPDERERRAALLRELAAAKRRSYERRFAGAVRAALVEERRDGRGGAAVALTDNYLRVPLRNYEGAGNVFANAKLVDGEGRLAAFIAT, from the coding sequence ATGCCGACCGTCGCTTTCAAAACGCTCGGCTGTAAGCTCAACCAGTACGAGACGGAGGCCGTGCGCGCCGGCGTCGAGGACGCCGGCTTTTGCTCCGTCCCGTTCGACGGCCCGGCGGACTTCTACGTCGTCAATACCTGCACCGTGACGCACCGCAGCGACTACAAGTCGCGGCAGCTCGTGCGGCGCGTCTGCCGCGAGCGGCCCGGCGCCCGCGTCGTCGTTACCGGCTGCTACGCCGACCTCGCGCCCGAGGTTTTCGCGCCGCTCGGGCCGAACGTAACGGTCGTCCCCAACAGCGACAAGGAACGGATACCGGCCCTCATAGCCGGGGAGGCCGGCGCGCCCGACGCCGCCCCCAGGCGCCGCGTGACGCGGTTCGCGAACAAGACCAGGCTTTTCCTCAAAGTCCAGGACGGCTGCGACCACGCGTGCGCCTATTGCGTAGTCGTGGCGGCGCGGGGGCCGAGCCGAAGTCGGCCGGCCCGCGAAGTAGTCGCCGACGTCCGCGACGCCGTGTCGGTCGGCGTCAAGGAAGTCGTGCTGGTGGGCGTGGACCTGGGCTCGTACGGCCGCGACGGCCGCCGTTCGCTCGCGACCTTGCTCGCCGAGCTCTCGGCGCTGCCGGGCGAGTTCCGCTTGCGCCTGTCGTCGGTGGACGCGTCCGATTTCGAGCCGGCGCTGGTACGCGAGGTGGCCGCCGGCGGCCGCGTATGTCCCCACGTCCACCTGCCGCTGCAGTCCGCGGACGACGGCGTATTGCGTCGGATGCGGCGGCGGTACCGGGCGGCCGATTACCGGCGCCTGTGCCTCGAGCTGCTCGAGCGCGTCGGCGACGTCGCCATCGGCGCGGACGTTATCGCGGGCCTCCCCGGCGAGGACGTCGCGGCCTTTAAGAAAACGCTCGCGCTGGTAGAGGAGATACCGTTCGCGTACTTGCACGTCTTCCCCTACTCGCCGCGGCCCGGGACCGACGCCGCGGCCATGGCCGACCGGGCCCCTCCCGACGAGCGCGAACGTCGCGCCGCGCTGCTGCGCGAGCTCGCCGCGGCGAAGCGTCGCTCGTACGAGCGGCGGTTCGCAGGCGCGGTCCGGGCGGCGCTGGTGGAAGAGAGGCGCGACGGCCGCGGCGGCGCCGCGGTGGCCTTGACCGATAATTATCTACGCGTGCCGTTGCGAAATTACGAGGGCGCGGGCAACGTTTTCGCGAACGCGAAGTTGGTCGACGGGGAAGGCCGGCTGGCGGCGTTCATAGCGACGTAA
- a CDS encoding zinc metallopeptidase, producing MGYPLYAYLEPTYLMLVPVIILGFYAQWKVRATYKKYAQVAAAAGLPGAKVAAQLLQQENLGGVGLEETGGTLTDHFDPRSNTLRLSSGVARSASIAAYGVAAHEVGHAAQRRDGYAFLTVRNAILPVANIGSQLFIPLLIGGFIFRWGFLINIGIILYAFAVAFQLVTLPVEFDASRRALAMLRGTGAVAPEEVAGARKVLSAAALTYVAATLTAVTWLIYLLIGARRS from the coding sequence ATGGGATACCCCCTTTACGCTTACCTCGAGCCCACGTACCTGATGTTGGTACCGGTTATCATATTGGGCTTCTACGCCCAATGGAAGGTTCGGGCCACTTATAAGAAGTATGCCCAGGTGGCCGCGGCGGCGGGCTTGCCGGGCGCGAAGGTGGCGGCGCAACTGTTGCAACAGGAGAACCTCGGCGGCGTCGGCCTGGAGGAAACCGGCGGCACGCTGACGGACCACTTCGACCCGCGCTCGAACACGCTGCGCCTTTCCTCGGGCGTGGCGCGCAGCGCGAGCATCGCGGCGTACGGCGTCGCCGCCCACGAGGTGGGTCACGCCGCCCAGCGCCGCGACGGGTACGCCTTCCTCACGGTTCGAAACGCGATATTGCCGGTCGCCAACATTGGCTCGCAGCTGTTCATCCCGCTGCTCATCGGCGGCTTTATCTTCCGGTGGGGTTTTCTGATTAACATCGGGATAATCTTATACGCGTTCGCGGTGGCGTTCCAGCTCGTGACGCTGCCCGTCGAGTTCGACGCATCGCGGCGGGCGCTGGCTATGCTGCGGGGTACCGGCGCCGTCGCGCCGGAGGAAGTGGCCGGCGCCAGGAAGGTCCTCAGCGCCGCGGCGCTCACGTACGTCGCGGCGACGTTGACCGCGGTAACGTGGCTCATATATCTATTGATCGGGGCGCGGCGGAGTTAA